From Mucilaginibacter rubeus, a single genomic window includes:
- a CDS encoding UDP-N-acetylmuramoyl-tripeptide--D-alanyl-D-alanine ligase, which produces MTTTTQLYDIYLKHPVISTDTRKIIPGSLFFALKGDKFDANTFAQKAVEAGAAYAVIDNPDYQLGEQYLLVDDVLTTLQDLARHHRRQLGIPVVGLTGTNGKTTTKELINAVLSQHFKTQATQGNLNNHIGVPLTILTIDASHEVAVIEMGANHQKEIELLCGIAQPSHGLITNVGKAHLEGFGGVEGVKKGKGELYDFFKKSESPEVGKSESGNVVFVNSDDTVLMEMADARHLNHVIYYGTDAIDNLISGELLENSPLLTLEWTNNKTGDSYKVKTQLTGTYNLPNILVAICIGAYLGLPANEINSGIEGYQPKNNRSQIVQTATNTLICDYYNANPSSMFVAIENVGKIEAKRKVLILGDMFEMGSEAAVEHAAVIKKAMDTPVDERIFIGKDFLSQKSEAGNQGAATFYETAEDAIAALKAQPISNSTILIKGSRGMALERLVELF; this is translated from the coding sequence ATGACTACCACAACCCAACTATACGATATATATCTCAAACATCCCGTAATCAGCACCGACACCCGGAAGATCATTCCTGGCAGCCTGTTTTTCGCGCTTAAGGGCGATAAGTTTGATGCCAATACCTTCGCTCAAAAAGCAGTGGAGGCCGGTGCCGCCTACGCGGTGATCGATAATCCCGATTACCAATTAGGCGAACAGTATTTATTGGTTGATGATGTGTTAACAACTTTGCAGGACCTGGCACGTCACCATCGCCGTCAGCTTGGTATCCCGGTTGTTGGGCTTACCGGCACCAATGGCAAAACCACCACCAAGGAGCTAATCAATGCCGTGCTATCCCAGCATTTTAAAACCCAGGCAACACAAGGGAATTTAAATAACCATATTGGCGTACCGCTTACCATATTAACTATTGATGCCAGTCATGAAGTGGCGGTTATTGAAATGGGCGCCAATCATCAAAAAGAGATCGAGCTGCTTTGCGGCATCGCTCAACCTTCGCATGGTTTAATTACCAATGTAGGCAAAGCCCATTTGGAAGGTTTTGGTGGTGTTGAGGGGGTGAAGAAGGGCAAGGGGGAACTGTATGATTTCTTTAAAAAGTCCGAAAGTCCGGAGGTCGGAAAGTCGGAAAGTGGGAATGTTGTTTTTGTTAATAGCGATGATACTGTTTTAATGGAGATGGCAGATGCCCGTCATCTTAACCATGTTATTTATTACGGAACCGATGCTATTGATAACCTCATCAGCGGCGAACTGTTGGAAAACTCTCCGCTCCTGACTTTGGAGTGGACCAACAATAAAACCGGCGACAGCTATAAAGTTAAAACCCAGCTAACCGGCACCTATAATCTGCCCAATATTTTAGTAGCCATTTGTATTGGTGCCTATCTCGGCTTACCGGCCAATGAAATTAACTCCGGTATCGAAGGCTATCAACCTAAAAACAACCGTTCGCAAATTGTGCAAACGGCTACCAATACCCTCATTTGCGATTACTACAACGCTAACCCAAGCAGCATGTTTGTAGCTATCGAAAACGTAGGCAAAATAGAAGCGAAAAGAAAGGTGCTTATTTTGGGCGATATGTTTGAGATGGGCTCCGAAGCAGCAGTTGAACATGCCGCAGTTATTAAAAAGGCAATGGATACACCGGTTGATGAGCGGATTTTTATTGGCAAAGATTTTTTAAGCCAAAAATCAGAAGCCGGAAACCAGGGCGCGGCAACCTTTTATGAAACTGCCGAAGATGCTATTGCCGCCTTAAAAGCGCAGCCAATAAGCAATTCTACCATACTGATCAAAGGATCAAGAGGAATGGCTTTGGAGCGGTTGGTGGAGTTGTTTTAA
- the recQ gene encoding DNA helicase RecQ, with the protein MTPIQALQKYFGYSAFRHEQEAIIQNILKGQDVMALMPTGGGKSLCYQLPAVLLDGLTIVISPLIALMKDQVDSLNVNGIPAAFLNSSLNPEETRVLVNRLRNNEIKLLYLAPERLFSAESKENKDNKLIPFLKTLKVAQIAIDEAHCISSWGHDFRPEYLMLAGLKEEFPSVPVIALTATADKLTQKDILEKLNLKSPAIFVSSFNRANITYHVTPKKNSFKQLTAFLNEHKDESGIIYCLSRKSTEALAEDLKDEGFAAEAYHAGLSNEIKARNQEAFLRDDVKIIVATIAFGMGINKSNVRYVVHVDLPKNIEGYYQETGRAGRDGLPSEALLLYSPGDAMKLQGFAKVEGNEQQSRIMLNKLNDMVKYCQLLSCRRQYLMKYFDEEFPAKCGSCDVCLTEYKRFDGTLIAQKALSAVARLNERFGANYVIDFLRGSKSDKIREEHKQLKTYGIGADISKADWQHHIRELVTMGYLQTAGDEYPVLKLTALSADVLKGGQKVEFIEIEKVEEVHHEESLPHEAPLFNRLREVRRGIAENENVPAYVIVSDATLQEMATYLPQSLDELRLISGFGDIKLARYGRELLQPVKEYCAEKSLGSKIKQKSPKRERKTKSTGQVKTSSRNSDTKAETFNLYRSGKTIVEIAAERGFTTSTIETHLSYYVQNGDLDITEIVPQKKIAAIADAVESYGAERLSPIKEILGEDYSYGEIRAVIDWMKR; encoded by the coding sequence ATGACACCTATCCAGGCCCTGCAAAAATATTTTGGTTATAGTGCTTTCCGGCATGAGCAGGAAGCAATCATTCAAAATATACTTAAAGGGCAGGATGTAATGGCACTAATGCCTACCGGTGGTGGTAAATCGCTATGCTACCAACTGCCTGCTGTATTGTTAGATGGCCTTACCATAGTAATATCTCCGCTTATCGCGTTGATGAAAGACCAGGTAGATAGTCTTAATGTGAATGGCATCCCGGCAGCTTTCCTCAATTCGTCATTAAATCCCGAGGAGACAAGGGTCCTGGTTAACCGTCTTCGGAACAACGAGATCAAACTGCTTTACCTTGCGCCAGAGCGCTTGTTCAGTGCCGAAAGCAAGGAGAATAAAGACAACAAGCTGATCCCTTTTTTAAAAACGCTGAAAGTAGCGCAAATAGCAATAGACGAGGCGCATTGTATCTCATCATGGGGCCATGATTTCAGACCCGAATACCTGATGCTTGCCGGGCTTAAGGAGGAATTTCCGTCGGTGCCGGTTATCGCGCTTACAGCTACGGCCGATAAGCTCACTCAGAAGGATATACTTGAAAAGCTTAATCTTAAATCGCCGGCCATATTTGTATCCTCATTTAATAGAGCAAATATTACTTACCACGTAACGCCGAAAAAGAACAGCTTTAAACAGCTAACCGCCTTTTTAAATGAGCATAAAGATGAGTCGGGCATTATTTATTGCCTCTCCCGGAAATCTACCGAAGCTTTGGCCGAAGATTTAAAGGATGAGGGCTTTGCCGCCGAGGCTTATCACGCCGGGCTAAGCAACGAAATAAAAGCCCGCAACCAGGAGGCCTTTTTGCGCGATGATGTAAAGATCATTGTAGCCACCATTGCCTTTGGTATGGGTATCAATAAATCAAACGTGCGCTATGTGGTGCATGTCGATCTGCCTAAAAACATTGAGGGCTATTACCAGGAAACCGGCAGGGCAGGACGCGACGGCCTGCCATCCGAAGCTTTGCTGCTTTACTCGCCGGGTGACGCCATGAAACTGCAGGGCTTCGCTAAAGTTGAAGGTAACGAGCAGCAAAGCCGGATCATGCTCAACAAGCTTAATGATATGGTAAAGTATTGCCAGCTGCTTTCTTGCCGCCGACAATACCTCATGAAATATTTCGACGAGGAATTTCCGGCCAAATGCGGCTCATGCGATGTTTGCCTCACCGAATACAAACGTTTTGATGGAACCCTGATTGCTCAAAAAGCGCTCTCGGCAGTTGCCCGGTTAAATGAGCGTTTTGGTGCAAACTATGTGATCGACTTTTTACGGGGATCAAAAAGCGACAAGATCCGCGAGGAGCATAAACAGCTTAAAACCTACGGCATTGGCGCCGATATCAGCAAGGCCGACTGGCAACACCACATCCGTGAACTGGTAACCATGGGATACCTGCAAACCGCGGGCGATGAATACCCGGTTTTAAAACTTACCGCGTTAAGCGCCGATGTTTTAAAAGGCGGACAAAAGGTTGAGTTTATTGAAATAGAAAAAGTAGAAGAAGTTCATCACGAAGAAAGCCTGCCACATGAAGCTCCGTTGTTTAACCGCTTAAGAGAGGTTAGGCGTGGTATTGCCGAGAATGAAAATGTGCCGGCATATGTTATCGTATCTGATGCCACATTGCAGGAAATGGCCACCTACCTGCCGCAAAGTTTGGATGAGCTACGATTAATATCTGGCTTCGGCGACATCAAGCTGGCCCGCTATGGCCGCGAGTTATTGCAGCCTGTTAAGGAATATTGTGCAGAGAAAAGCCTCGGTTCAAAAATAAAACAGAAATCACCTAAGCGCGAGCGTAAGACGAAATCGACAGGGCAAGTCAAAACTTCTTCGCGAAACAGTGATACCAAAGCCGAAACGTTTAATCTATATCGTTCCGGAAAAACGATTGTGGAAATAGCTGCTGAACGCGGTTTCACTACATCTACCATAGAAACACACCTGAGTTATTATGTACAAAACGGCGATCTGGATATTACCGAAATTGTTCCGCAGAAAAAAATAGCTGCTATTGCTGATGCTGTCGAAAGCTACGGTGCTGAAAGGCTATCGCCCATAAAAGAGATTTTAGGCGAGGATTATAGCTACGGCGAGATCAGGGCAGTGATAGACTGGATGAAGAGGTAG
- a CDS encoding M14 metallopeptidase family protein, producing the protein MIKRHLLFFVFMGFFCSAFAQKIQSPQEFLGYKLGEHFTPHYRIVEYFKYVASASKNVKLQQFGTTNEGRPLLAMFIASDENIGRLEEIRHNNLKLAGVESGGGSTSMPVVTWLSYNVHGNEPASSEASMWTLFDLVDPANTATKAWLKNMVVVIDPCLNPDGRDRYVNFYNSVVGSAPDANPTSREHVEPWPGGRVNHFYFDLNRDWAWQQQKETQARVGLYNQWLPQVHVDYHEQGYNAPYYFAPAAEPYHKDITQWQRQFQVTIGKNNAKYFDQNGWMYFTKYEFDLLYPSYGDTYPLYNGSIGMTYEQGGISAGLAVVTRAGDTLTLVQRVAHHHSTSLSTLEIASLNTQKLLDEYKKFFDNNRNNPPGEYKTYVFKNDNNNKINALAKMLERNGIQYGFGLANKTVTGFNYITQKTEQYNVGTNDLVINAYQPKAVLLHVLLEPKTVIPDSATYDITAWSLPYAYGLKAYGVKESFKPANAKWNVAEPGPLTNTHAYAYVSAWQSVNDVKFLAALLKKKIKVRYAEKPFEVGGKQFTAGSLIVTRAGNDNADFDQIVTQTAASLNQEITAISTGFVDKGSDFGSDAVRAIRQPKVLLVAGDGVNSEAMGEVWHLFEAQIGYPITLIRYQDLGRAKLGEFDVAIFPDGRYDDFPSEKLQNWVRDGGKLIAIENAVSLLVDKKGILLKRKEEKKDDKEKDKEKDKPVKLYGDRERTAISSSIPGAIYKLKLDNTHPLGFGLPDYYYSLKLNDDIYDLFSDEDGWNVGTIKKDGYVSGFVGYESKKKINNGLLLGVQPMGRGSIVYMVDDPLFRSFWENGKLLFSNAVFMVGQ; encoded by the coding sequence ATGATAAAAAGACATTTACTTTTCTTTGTATTTATGGGTTTCTTTTGTTCGGCATTCGCGCAAAAGATCCAGTCGCCGCAGGAGTTTCTGGGGTATAAGCTGGGAGAGCATTTTACCCCGCATTATCGCATTGTCGAATATTTTAAATATGTGGCCTCGGCATCAAAGAATGTGAAGCTGCAGCAGTTTGGTACCACCAACGAGGGCAGGCCATTATTAGCCATGTTCATAGCATCCGACGAGAATATCGGTCGTTTGGAAGAGATCCGTCATAATAACCTTAAACTGGCCGGTGTTGAAAGCGGCGGCGGCAGCACATCTATGCCGGTTGTTACCTGGCTGAGCTATAACGTGCATGGTAATGAGCCTGCATCAAGTGAAGCCTCCATGTGGACTTTATTTGACCTGGTTGATCCCGCAAACACGGCTACCAAAGCCTGGCTAAAAAATATGGTCGTGGTTATCGACCCATGTCTAAACCCCGATGGCCGCGACCGTTATGTGAACTTTTATAATTCGGTAGTCGGCTCCGCGCCGGATGCTAACCCAACTTCGCGCGAGCATGTTGAACCATGGCCGGGCGGCAGGGTTAACCACTTTTACTTTGACCTTAACCGCGACTGGGCCTGGCAGCAGCAAAAAGAAACCCAGGCCCGGGTAGGTTTATACAATCAATGGTTGCCACAGGTGCATGTTGATTATCATGAACAGGGTTATAACGCGCCGTATTATTTTGCTCCCGCTGCCGAGCCATACCATAAGGATATTACCCAATGGCAGCGTCAGTTCCAGGTTACAATTGGTAAAAACAACGCCAAGTATTTTGATCAGAATGGCTGGATGTATTTTACCAAATATGAGTTCGACTTGCTGTACCCTTCTTATGGTGATACTTATCCTTTATATAATGGTTCTATAGGGATGACCTATGAGCAGGGTGGTATCAGCGCGGGTTTGGCCGTGGTTACACGTGCCGGTGATACCCTTACTCTGGTGCAGCGGGTTGCGCATCACCACTCAACAAGCTTGAGCACATTGGAGATAGCCTCGCTAAACACACAAAAACTTTTGGACGAGTACAAAAAGTTTTTTGATAACAACCGCAACAATCCTCCGGGCGAGTACAAGACCTATGTTTTTAAAAACGACAACAATAATAAAATAAATGCGCTGGCAAAAATGTTGGAGCGTAATGGTATCCAGTATGGGTTTGGTTTAGCCAATAAAACGGTAACAGGCTTTAACTATATCACACAAAAAACGGAGCAATATAATGTTGGCACGAATGACCTGGTAATTAATGCCTATCAGCCTAAAGCGGTGTTGCTGCATGTGCTGCTTGAACCTAAAACCGTTATCCCGGATTCGGCTACCTATGATATCACCGCATGGTCACTGCCCTATGCTTATGGCTTGAAAGCCTATGGCGTAAAAGAATCATTTAAACCGGCTAATGCAAAATGGAATGTGGCTGAACCGGGCCCATTAACCAATACGCATGCTTATGCCTATGTATCGGCATGGCAATCGGTTAATGATGTGAAATTTTTAGCCGCCCTGTTAAAAAAGAAGATCAAGGTGCGCTATGCCGAGAAACCTTTTGAGGTAGGCGGAAAGCAATTTACAGCCGGATCATTGATAGTAACACGTGCAGGAAATGATAATGCCGATTTTGATCAGATCGTAACCCAAACTGCGGCTTCGCTTAACCAGGAGATCACTGCTATTTCAACAGGCTTTGTTGATAAAGGATCGGATTTTGGGTCGGATGCAGTTAGGGCTATCCGCCAGCCAAAGGTTTTATTGGTTGCGGGTGATGGTGTTAACTCAGAAGCCATGGGTGAAGTTTGGCATTTGTTTGAAGCACAGATAGGATACCCTATTACTTTGATCCGTTACCAGGACCTTGGTCGCGCTAAACTTGGAGAGTTTGATGTAGCTATTTTCCCTGATGGCCGCTATGATGACTTCCCTTCGGAGAAACTTCAAAACTGGGTTCGCGATGGCGGTAAGCTTATCGCTATAGAAAATGCAGTATCGTTACTGGTAGATAAAAAAGGAATTCTGCTCAAACGGAAAGAAGAGAAAAAGGACGATAAAGAAAAAGATAAGGAAAAGGACAAACCTGTTAAACTATATGGCGACCGTGAGCGCACGGCCATCAGTTCTTCTATTCCCGGTGCTATATATAAACTAAAGCTCGACAATACCCACCCACTTGGCTTCGGTTTGCCGGACTATTATTATTCGTTAAAGCTGAATGATGATATTTATGACCTGTTTAGCGACGAAGACGGCTGGAACGTAGGCACCATAAAAAAAGATGGTTATGTATCGGGCTTTGTGGGTTACGAATCAAAGAAGAAGATCAACAATGGCTTGCTCCTCGGCGTACAACCTATGGGCCGTGGCTCAATAGTTTATATGGTTGATGATCCGCTGTTCCGCAGTTTCTGGGAAAACGGGAAGCTGTTATTCAGTAACGCCGTGTTTATGGTGGGGCAGTAG
- a CDS encoding outer membrane beta-barrel protein, with amino-acid sequence MKTIIHNIFYTLLLVAISCSVSLAQQAAPATKVSGALLNDQGKPLDYATVSLLRASDSTVVKGALSNDAGVYVFTNIKAGNYLIKATVVGYQKAVSKSFTVPANASQVTAPALNLRTGSTELKAVTITATKPLIERKIDRTVMNVENSVLAAGNTAMEILERAPGVTVDKDDNISLKGKQGVTVMINDKLTYLTAAQLATLLRSTDGNTIKSIEIITNPSAKYDAAGNSGIINIKLKKNTQSGTNGSITVGGAKGQYWRDNSSLNLNHKQGNLNVFTSLSRGDNKRGHDLGLNRVVTDSLGNKTYFNQRSLMPGSNHYNNYRLGADYDLTPKHTIGFVVSGYSNSGADNNDTKTIIGKQFGAADSSLHTTSVIKQTYKNFALNLNDKIKIDTSGQEISFDLDYSKFKNNSNAFYYTNYFKEDGSQQHFPLNLSNQTPSNITIYTGKVDYAKPLTKTIKLEAGAKFSSVKTDNDLRAQKQDSVTMAYLNDTTRTNRFIYNEKISAAYINLNKQFKKTSVQIGLRAEQTRSTGNLIGFTPVKRSYLNFFPSVFVNQTLSDKHEMSFSYSRRIDRPGYDDLNPFVYYLDPYTFSKGNAFLKAQYTQNFELNYTYNKTVNVSLGYSRTSDAITELILSEGNKTFQTNDNLQTQTGYNINVNTPFTITKWWEGNVNATAFYLGFKSDTLAGSKFSDGQWALQGRTTQTFKFAGYRFEVMGDYQSSLTYGIYKIRPRYSIDMGLSKSFMNKKFNVKASCDDIFNIRRNDLSSHVINNNFDIKQKNDTRVMRLTFTYNFGNNSIKMREHRSGADDEKGRVKGNN; translated from the coding sequence ATGAAAACTATCATACACAACATATTTTATACACTGCTGCTTGTTGCTATCAGTTGCAGTGTATCCCTTGCGCAGCAGGCGGCGCCTGCCACAAAGGTATCAGGCGCCCTGCTCAATGACCAGGGTAAACCGCTTGACTATGCAACAGTAAGCCTCCTGCGGGCATCCGATTCAACCGTAGTTAAGGGCGCACTCAGCAATGATGCCGGGGTTTACGTTTTTACCAACATCAAAGCGGGCAATTATTTAATTAAAGCAACTGTTGTTGGCTATCAAAAAGCGGTAAGTAAAAGTTTTACCGTACCGGCTAATGCATCGCAGGTTACAGCACCTGCTTTAAACCTGCGTACCGGCAGTACCGAATTAAAGGCCGTAACCATTACTGCTACCAAACCTTTAATTGAGCGCAAGATAGACCGTACTGTAATGAACGTTGAAAACAGCGTGCTGGCAGCCGGTAATACCGCCATGGAAATTTTGGAACGTGCCCCAGGTGTTACTGTAGACAAGGATGATAACATCAGCCTGAAAGGTAAACAGGGTGTAACCGTAATGATTAACGATAAACTAACATACCTTACCGCTGCTCAATTGGCCACTTTACTGCGCTCAACTGATGGCAACACCATTAAATCAATCGAGATCATTACCAATCCATCTGCTAAATATGATGCCGCTGGTAACTCGGGCATCATCAATATCAAGCTAAAAAAGAATACACAATCGGGCACAAACGGCAGTATTACTGTTGGCGGTGCAAAAGGCCAGTACTGGCGCGATAACAGCAGCCTTAACCTTAATCACAAACAAGGTAATCTTAATGTATTTACTTCACTGAGCAGGGGCGACAACAAACGCGGACATGACCTCGGTTTAAACCGTGTGGTTACCGATAGCCTGGGCAATAAAACTTATTTTAACCAAAGATCATTAATGCCGGGCAGCAATCATTATAATAATTATCGCCTGGGTGCTGATTATGATCTTACGCCAAAACACACCATCGGCTTTGTGGTAAGCGGCTATTCAAATTCCGGCGCCGACAATAACGATACTAAAACCATTATAGGCAAGCAATTTGGCGCTGCCGATTCTTCTTTACATACCACATCGGTAATTAAACAAACGTATAAAAACTTTGCACTTAACCTTAATGACAAAATTAAGATAGACACCAGCGGCCAGGAAATCAGCTTCGATTTGGACTACTCCAAATTTAAAAACAATTCCAACGCGTTTTATTATACCAACTATTTTAAAGAGGACGGAAGTCAGCAGCATTTTCCGCTGAATTTAAGCAACCAAACACCATCAAACATTACCATATATACCGGCAAGGTTGATTATGCCAAACCTCTTACTAAAACCATAAAGCTGGAAGCCGGTGCAAAATTCAGCAGTGTTAAAACTGATAACGACCTTCGTGCGCAAAAACAGGACAGCGTTACCATGGCTTATTTAAACGATACTACGCGCACCAACCGGTTCATTTATAATGAAAAAATAAGCGCTGCGTATATAAACCTTAACAAACAGTTCAAGAAAACATCGGTACAAATAGGTTTACGTGCCGAACAAACCCGGTCGACAGGAAATTTAATTGGTTTTACACCGGTTAAAAGAAGCTACCTGAACTTTTTCCCGAGTGTATTTGTTAATCAAACCTTAAGCGACAAACATGAAATGAGTTTTTCATACAGCCGCCGTATCGATCGTCCGGGGTATGATGACTTAAATCCGTTTGTATATTATCTTGATCCTTATACCTTTTCAAAGGGTAATGCTTTCCTGAAAGCACAATACACACAAAACTTTGAGCTTAATTATACTTATAATAAAACGGTTAATGTGAGCCTTGGTTATAGCCGCACATCTGATGCTATTACCGAACTGATACTATCAGAAGGCAATAAAACCTTCCAAACAAATGATAACCTGCAAACTCAAACCGGGTACAACATCAATGTAAACACTCCTTTCACCATCACCAAATGGTGGGAAGGTAACGTTAATGCAACCGCGTTTTACCTTGGCTTTAAATCAGATACACTGGCAGGTTCAAAATTCAGTGATGGCCAATGGGCTCTCCAGGGGCGTACAACCCAGACATTCAAGTTTGCAGGCTATCGCTTTGAGGTAATGGGCGATTATCAGTCCTCCTTAACCTACGGCATCTACAAAATCAGACCACGTTACTCAATAGATATGGGTTTGAGTAAATCATTCATGAACAAAAAGTTCAATGTTAAAGCTTCATGCGATGATATCTTCAACATCCGCCGCAATGATCTGAGCAGCCACGTGATCAACAACAACTTTGATATTAAACAAAAGAATGATACCCGCGTAATGCGCCTTACTTTCACCTACAACTTTGGCAACAACTCCATCAAAATGCGCGAACACCGCTCCGGAGCCGATGATGAAAAAGGCAGGGTAAAAGGGAATAATTAG
- a CDS encoding PspC domain-containing protein produces MNKTIIININGMVFHIEEDAYEVLKNYMTDVKRHFSTSADSLEITTDIENRIAEMFNEILARDAKQVIVEADVQEVTGQMGSVQDFETAESDSKTSGSNPFEYNTERRRLFRDPDDHLISGVCAGIANYFDINPAWVRLAFAIMVPFAAMGLVIYIILWMVVPKAITRADRMAMKGEKQNLKGFKRNFEEELSTVRENLQNFKHEAKPFIYQVRDLISDIIEHLAAFLKGTGSFLGKVVAAAILLACLGMTIALIVSLVALFTAGNMGIYNLFPFNITNHQANGIFMLSAFLVLSIPLLAVILTTIGFLFKKVSFNRSIGTVLLCIWLASLGAVSYYGVKTAASFREGGKFTQTIKIKPTANNTYYLQLNDTKYLSNEDSTRLRINERFKGMIILDDDFNGDDMPNRSVNIDIEKSDVPQPVLIETFSARGTNLEEALINARSSSYRFEQKDSVLNFDRHLEMPKGFLWRGQELHLTLKVPLNAKIIIDQKLDRNINFNIYECKSEGDGITSATYIMTANGLECKVDPIKAAKLKADSLKALQQQDTTSASPDTSTVQAR; encoded by the coding sequence ATGAACAAAACAATTATCATAAATATAAACGGCATGGTTTTTCACATTGAAGAAGATGCCTACGAAGTGCTGAAGAACTATATGACGGATGTAAAGCGTCACTTTTCTACTTCGGCCGATAGCCTGGAGATCACAACCGACATTGAAAACCGCATTGCCGAAATGTTTAACGAAATCCTGGCGCGCGATGCCAAACAAGTTATTGTTGAGGCCGACGTACAGGAAGTTACCGGGCAAATGGGCAGTGTGCAGGATTTTGAAACTGCCGAATCTGACAGTAAAACCTCAGGCAGCAATCCTTTTGAATATAATACCGAACGCCGCAGGCTTTTCCGCGACCCGGATGACCATCTGATTAGTGGTGTATGCGCCGGTATCGCCAATTATTTTGACATTAACCCGGCCTGGGTACGATTAGCCTTTGCTATCATGGTTCCGTTTGCCGCTATGGGCCTTGTTATATATATTATATTATGGATGGTTGTGCCAAAGGCCATTACCCGTGCCGACCGAATGGCCATGAAAGGCGAAAAACAAAACCTGAAAGGCTTTAAAAGGAATTTTGAAGAGGAACTAAGCACCGTACGCGAAAACCTTCAAAACTTTAAGCATGAGGCCAAACCTTTCATTTACCAGGTGCGTGATCTTATCAGCGATATTATTGAACACCTGGCTGCTTTCTTAAAGGGCACCGGCAGTTTTCTTGGTAAAGTAGTGGCTGCTGCTATTTTGTTAGCCTGTCTTGGCATGACCATAGCGCTCATTGTTTCGCTTGTGGCGTTATTTACCGCAGGTAACATGGGCATCTATAATTTGTTCCCTTTCAACATAACTAATCACCAGGCCAATGGCATTTTTATGCTGAGCGCCTTTTTAGTGCTGTCGATACCTCTATTAGCCGTTATATTAACAACCATTGGCTTTTTGTTTAAAAAAGTTTCCTTTAACCGTTCCATTGGTACTGTTTTGTTATGTATCTGGTTAGCCTCGTTGGGCGCAGTTTCATATTATGGTGTAAAAACTGCTGCCAGCTTCCGCGAGGGTGGTAAGTTTACCCAAACCATTAAGATTAAGCCAACTGCTAATAATACCTATTACCTGCAGTTGAATGACACCAAGTATTTAAGCAATGAAGACAGCACCCGCCTCAGAATAAATGAGCGCTTTAAAGGCATGATCATTTTAGATGACGACTTTAATGGTGATGACATGCCAAACCGTAGTGTTAACATCGATATTGAAAAAAGCGACGTGCCGCAGCCGGTACTGATCGAAACTTTCAGCGCCAGAGGCACCAATCTGGAGGAAGCTCTGATCAACGCGCGCAGTTCATCTTACCGTTTTGAGCAAAAAGATTCGGTATTGAATTTTGACCGTCACCTGGAAATGCCAAAAGGCTTTTTATGGCGCGGACAGGAGCTGCACCTAACCCTGAAAGTTCCGCTGAATGCCAAAATCATTATCGATCAGAAACTTGACCGCAACATCAACTTTAATATATACGAGTGCAAAAGCGAAGGCGACGGCATTACCTCGGCCACTTATATCATGACCGCAAACGGATTGGAATGCAAAGTTGATCCTATAAAGGCTGCCAAATTAAAAGCCGATAGCCTGAAAGCGCTCCAACAACAGGATACAACATCGGCAAGTCCCGATACTTCGACAGTACAAGCACGATAA
- a CDS encoding PadR family transcriptional regulator, with protein sequence MIVENTQTQMRKGILEYCILSIIAKGETYASDIIAELKKAQLLVVEGTLYPLLTRLKNNGLLTYNWVESISGPPRKYYVLSDEGRAVLEQLDKTWQELVFAVQTAIGDRK encoded by the coding sequence ATGATCGTCGAAAACACCCAAACCCAAATGAGGAAAGGCATACTGGAGTATTGCATTCTCTCCATCATAGCTAAGGGCGAAACATATGCGTCAGACATAATTGCTGAACTTAAGAAAGCCCAACTGCTTGTAGTTGAGGGTACTCTGTATCCTCTTTTAACCCGCTTAAAAAATAACGGCCTGCTCACCTACAACTGGGTGGAGTCGATTTCCGGGCCGCCCCGAAAGTATTATGTACTCTCGGACGAGGGTCGCGCGGTACTTGAACAATTGGATAAAACCTGGCAGGAACTGGTATTTGCTGTTCAAACAGCTATCGGTGACAGAAAATAG